CGGTGATCCGCGACGGGCAGGACATGGGCGTGCTGCGCGAGGGCGACGCGGTCGAGTACGCCAACAGGCTGATCGGCATGATCGACGGGCTGGCGATCCAGGTCCTGGTCGGGTCACGGGCGATGACGGTGGAGCGGATGAGCGCGGTCTGCGAGGCGTTCTTGCTGGAGCTCCAGAAGTAGGCATTGACATTCCTACGTGATTCACGACACAGTCCTCCATAAATAACTGGACCGCCAGTCAACTATGGAGGCGGCATGCCACGCAGGGTTCTCCTCGCACTCACCGCGCTCACGCTCACCGCCTGCGGCTCGACGGCAGGGGGCGGCGCCGACAAGCAGCTCACCGTCGTCATGTGGGGCGGCGACGACCAGAAGAAGGCGGTGGCGGCCTACGTCGAGCCGTGGGCCAAGGGCAAGGGCGTCACCGTGAAGCAGGACTCTCCCACCGACTACGCCAAGTTCCGGGCGCAGGTCGAGTCCAAGAAGGTGAGCTGGGGCGTCGTCGAGGTGGAGCCCAACTTCGCGGTCACCGCCTGCAAGAACGGCTGGGCGGTCAAGCTCGGCAAGGTCGACACCTCGGCGGTGAAGAAGGAACTGGTCGGCGAGTGCGGGATCCCCGTGCTGGAGTACGCGTTCACGATCGGCTACAACACCAAGACCTTCTCCGCCGGCAACCACCCCACGTCGTGGGCGGAGTTCTTCGACACCGCGAAGTTCCCCGGCAAGCGCGGCTTCTGGAAGTACGCCACGGGCGCCATGTTCGAGGCCGCGCTGCTGGCCGACGGTGTGCCCAAGGACAAGCTCTACCCGCTGGACCTGGACCGGGCGTTCAAGAAGCTCGACACGATCAAGAAGGACATCGTCTTCTACGAGACGGGCGAGCAGCAGCAACAGCTGGTCTCCAGCGGCGAGGTGCCGCTCATCCAGGCGTGGAACGGGCGCATCTTCGCCGCCGCCAAGGACGGCCAGCCGGTGGCCAACGAGTGGAACGAGCACCTGCTCTCCTACGACCAGCTGGTCATCCCGGCCGGCTACAAGGGCGCGGCGCTGGCCGAGGAGTGGATGAACGCCTTCCTCGCCGACGCCAAGGGCCAGGCCGACTACGCCAACCAGAGCGCGTACGCGCCGGTCAACCCCAAGGCCTTGGAGTTCGTCACGCCCGAGGTGCGCAAGGAACTGCCGACCGAGCACGAGGACCAGCGGGCGGCGATCATCGACTACACCTACTGGGCCGAGCACTACGACAAGGTCACC
This window of the Nonomuraea africana genome carries:
- a CDS encoding ABC transporter substrate-binding protein — translated: MPRRVLLALTALTLTACGSTAGGGADKQLTVVMWGGDDQKKAVAAYVEPWAKGKGVTVKQDSPTDYAKFRAQVESKKVSWGVVEVEPNFAVTACKNGWAVKLGKVDTSAVKKELVGECGIPVLEYAFTIGYNTKTFSAGNHPTSWAEFFDTAKFPGKRGFWKYATGAMFEAALLADGVPKDKLYPLDLDRAFKKLDTIKKDIVFYETGEQQQQLVSSGEVPLIQAWNGRIFAAAKDGQPVANEWNEHLLSYDQLVIPAGYKGAALAEEWMNAFLADAKGQADYANQSAYAPVNPKALEFVTPEVRKELPTEHEDQRAAIIDYTYWAEHYDKVTERMNAWMAE